caCCATCACCGCTACGCCAGCTCCCCCATCCACCACTCCCGCGAGTCCTCCACCACCCGCTTCTCCGCCTCCCTCAAGCACGCCTCCTGGCGGAAGATACCCCTCGCCGGCCGCCACCCCTCCGACGCCGGAGATGCCGATgacgactccgacgccgacgaCTACCCCGCCGCCACCCCCGTCCGTTGCTACGTCGTCTGGTTCCTCCTCGGTTTCATCTTTCTCTTCACCCTCTTCTCCCTCATCCTCTGGGGCGCCAGCAAAGCCTACAAGCCCGAAATCTCCATCAAGGTCCGTTCTAACTCGTTCGATTCATCCCATTTTCTCCCCTATTTTATCCATCATTTCTTCGTttaggccgagtcgactcggtttggtgtcttttttttttggcccatTTTTGTTTCGCAGAGCGTGGTGTTCGAGAGTTATAATATCCAGGCCGGGATGGACTTGACCGGTGTCCCCACCAAGATGCTGTCCATTAATTCGACGGTCAGGATCGCGTTCCGGAACCCGGCCACCTTCTTCGGCGTCCACGTCTCGTCCACCCCCTTGGAACTCTACTACTATGACTTCAAAATCGCCTCCGGAAGCGTAAGCATCCCAACCAAAAccatccatcttcttcttcctcttcttctgcaCTTCAAGTGCAAACCATGCTCTCGGAAGAGCCAATAGAAGAGCTCCACATAGGATTTATGCGTTTCCTTGTGTCATTTTGTCGAACATTTACTTGGCGACGAAGCGGGCCCCGCTGAATGGAGCGCCGCAGAAAGCGATAATTTATCTGAAAAGATGAAACAGCGCGCTATTATGATCTGACAACATTTCGTACGAACCAATGAGACGTTATCGATGGATTGATGGTGAgtcatggatggatggatgttgAGCCAGCCATCTGTGGGCTCAACATTACCTAATATAATGTCTGTTTCCATTCAGAGGGGGGCCATCCATTTTTCCATTTGTTATTAATTCTTATACAAATttgtcatttttattttctaatttctaaTGTTTATTTCCAATAATGTGGTCTTCTCAACTTTTTCCCCACAGTAGTAGGCATCCATTGgtgttaaaatatttgttaaaaaaaaaagagagtttttttttccgTTCTATCGTATTTCATATATATTAGTGTATATAGATGtacattaataataaaaatattactaaCTGATACAAATTATGTGAttctttataaaagaaaataatatagattgatATGGAATCAtgctgataaaaaaaatattatgttggtatgtaatttttaaaattatgcgGCTTCACACATTGTTTCTGAGCCTATTCAGTTCACGAGTTCCTTGGCCAGCCATTACCTATTGCGTCTGCAACTTTATTTCATAAATAGCCATTCAATGCAGGTCAAGGTTGCTTGATTCAGGCTCAATATCATGTTTAGAACCTGCAATTCGCCCTTTCGAAATGTATGATATGTCTTAATTTTGTTCATTTGATCGTATTTTGAACCAGAGTTTATTTGGAGCCAACGTATAGTTTTGTTAATTCTGTGTTCCAGTTGCATGATTTCAATGGAAAATGTGTGCAGATGAAGGAGTTCTACCAATCGAGGAAGAGCGGCAGGGTGGTGGCGGTAGATGTGATTGGGAGGCAGGTGCCGCTCTACGGCGGTGGCTCCGGCCTGAGCAGCCGGTCGGAGGGCGGGCCGCCGGCGGTGGTGCCGGTCGACCTCACGTTCGTGATGCGGGCTCGCGCTCGCATCCTCGGCAAGCTGGTGAAGTCCAAGTTCTACCGCCGCATCCACTGCTCCCTCACCCTCAGGGAGACTCATCTCGGGAAGAAGCACCTCAACCTAAGGAATTCCTGCAAGTACCGTTACTGAGCCGAACCGAACCGGCCTGAGGGCATTTCTGTCATTTTAGTGAATGGGGAGCGGTAGTTTTGGATTCAAATGGGTTCATGAGAAGGTGTCGGTCAAAGTTATGGAGGGCTTTTTAGGCAAAGTCTGACTGACGACTACTGCATTCTAAGTCCGTGATGTTGATAGTTTTGTCGGTTTCTTTGTGGATGTTGCCGTTGGTGGTCGATGTAGAGGCTGATAGCTTTGTTTGAAAAAACACAGGATTCTAAAGGTTTTGTTTTgcgtgaaagatgttatcttatTGTTTTTATTCTACGAGAATTACTTTTAGCACCCTGCCATTCTCTAGACAGCAGCCATAAAAGTCTTCTGGTTTGGTGCGTTCTtactagaatttttattttatgaatattcttctcaaaatttaaatttataagaatattttttttaaaatatatatttattttttatttttataaaatactgttttttaATGAATGTTTCTAATATAATGATGCTTTTAATATAATGATTCTCTgacaccgttaataaaaattatatttattttaataaaaaataaaatagaattttaaaattatttttttttgttcttcattatggttttattataaatattttttttttgcatatctatttttttaagtgtaatttagtcattttaatttaaagataatttttttaacggcattagatggtatgggtacataaaaattaagaataaaaaaaatagtaaaataaatattttacgaaggtatatatatattaatttttaaggggtatttatataaaatttgatatttagaaggatatttatataaatttttttttttttaagttactaTAGCACTGTGCAGAGTCTCGATCTGTTGTTGATTCAttcttctgttttcttttatatatgcatatagTTTGGTAAGTAACATATTTTGATGCACTGTATGGTTCTTAGAGCCTTTGATTTGCTatttatgatttttaaaaatatgtagTCGTTATTTAAAGTCTAAAGAAATGGATGCTGTTGGCTTTCAATATACTCTTTATATGGATGATACCCTTCCATGCAATCCTCTTCTATGCAGACTTTGCTCTAGATGATACCCTCCTGTTGCCGTGTCCCTTTCAAATTGGATGCTGTCATCTCTCAATATACTCTTTACATAGATAATACCCTCCTATGCAATTCTCGACTCTACTCTAGAAACCAATTTAGAGTCAGAATCAGATTTGCTGCATCCCTCTTGCATGAGCAAACTAGTCTAATTAGCTATGTTCGGGATCAAGTAGACTCAACTAAGTTTCCTTAAATCCATGTATAGCTTGGTCAAACCACTGGTGTTGGCTGGGAGCTGATGGCGAGCATCTATCGATGCAAGACATCCCTACTATAGTAATAGGTTGtgccgtctttttttttttttagaaaaaaaagggaaagagggagggagggacaagcccacctccATGTAGCAGCCTTCATTCCGCCAGGAGTATGCTCGATGCAGGCAAAACTGATCATGTGTTGGGCACGCCGACCGTTTTTATTCATACCTTTTCCATCCGGTTATTTCTCTGGGCTTCGATATGAACTCTCCATTTAACATCCGTCACATCCGGCACCACTGAGGCTATCAGCGGATCAATAAGCTCACTTCTGGGTTGTGCCATCTTTCGGATATTTGTAGGATAGCTTTGAggttatctcttttttttttattattattgtattcTCTAACTTAAGTAGATATACTTATACCAGAGTACTATAATTTATCCATATTTATAAAAAACCTCGGAGACGTTGAGCCTTTGCCATCCGCGAATCAAAGTGCCTTGGCCCGTAAACCCCTCCGGCCGCGTAACCCAGCTCGTCTcttgttgcatttttttttcttttttttttcctctctttctttcatttctcttttttatttctctgtttctttcttttctcttattACCATTGATTTTCCGTCATGATCGGTGCTTGGTTACTTAGGAAAGTAATCAACcagtcaaaaagaaaagatactGTATCAAACCTTCAAACTGCTTGGCGCTCACAAAGTAATCAACCATTGTGTGTGATGGCAGCACTAGCACCACACCTTTTTCTTGCTTTAGtctttcttttggtttttaGTTTCTTTCATTTATCATTTGATCATTCCTTTGCTATCACTTAGCGATTGGCTTATCTTCAGCccaaaagaaggattcaccttccttcgcatGTATCCACCAATGGATGGCGCAACCATAACTTTGAGATCCGTATATCCTGATGATTGAGGGAGTTCCGAGTACTTTGAGAGCTATATGAGGTGCGACCCAACAGATAATATTCTGAAAGAAGTTCAATCATTCTTCGTACAAAAGATTTAATCCGAACCCTTAAAAGGTTATCGAGCAGTTAACTTTCAAAACTGCTGCTACTAAAAGTATTCTACTCGatagtcaaaaagaaaaagataatgcaTCAATCCCAACTTGATCAAAAGATGAAAAGGTTCATTGACTCAAAACgaggaaaaaaattgagaaaaaataaattacatataAATTTATCCAAAATACCTTTCTCACAGGATCAGATAATTTATGGATGTATTTTCGAGATTGTCGATTATAGGGAACAATTTTGCCCCTCCACCACCAAGATGGGGCTTTATCATTCTTTCAATAAGAGAAAGTTGTGTCTCACCCAAGAGTCCTTCCTAGCAACTCTCCATAAGAGGAGAAATTATACTTACACTAGGTGCACCATGTCAGCGGTTCACCATGCGAATGGTGTTTCACCATATGGCCTAGCTTAACATGTTAGCTTAAGGGAATGGAGAGTTTAGCGCTTCGCCCACTCTCGTTTCTCCTCTTGATCAGAAAACTTTTTCGTTCTTCAGATGATGGAACTAAGGCAAGTCAAAATCTCTTATGGTCCCTTTTTTTGTCCTAAGGATTGTGAGAACAGATCCAAATTAAACCTTtctatttaaaattcaaaaaaaaaaacaaaaagacatAGGAGTGATCGCGATACTTTGCCATGCGCCTCCATTTAGTGGATAAACAATTGTGGTCAATGTGGATTCCAAGAGACCTATACAGAGCAGTCTACCAGCCATTCAAGCCGTTCTCAACCATAGTCAGATTTACAGACAGGGAGCGAACCCGCCGTGCATGTTCAACCTCTTGAAAACCCTTTCCATTTTATCCCTTCTTCCTTAGTTGATCGAGTCATCCTCGAGTCTCTAGCACTTTATCTTATCTCTGCTTTCTCATCTCGAGTGGCCGTCGTGCCGCCATAATCGAGCTCCACCATCCAAAAACCCTGGGCTTTCTTTCTCTCCAAtcccttcccctttttttcttatttcaagATCCATCACCACAACCTAGTAGAATCCACATCTTTGGCCAAGGTCCGTTGTCTTTGCCGTTTACCAAAGAGCCATAGATTATTGTCTATGCAACTTTTGgggaatattttttatttactcATGAAGACTTAACAAAGGAAGTTAATTGGTAATTAATAGACTTATTATGTTTGGTTGCAACTTGGAAATAATTAACACAGGAAAAGGCAGTGACATGCAAATAAAAGATAACGGGAAGGGCTATATGCAAAAATTCTATCTTCAACTTTTCTCCATATGTGGTGTGGCCCTTCATGACACGTGATGATTGATTTTGATCGCTTAGATCACTATCAGACGGTCATTGCCAGCTGGAGGGATCTTTTTCCTCTATTCCAACAAAGAAAAGTTATCTACTCCATCTGACTAGTTTCGGGTTCGAGTCCCGGGCAAGAAAAATGCTTCACAAGGTATCTCCAAAGTAGATGGCGATTGATAGGGTCATCCTTGATCGTAATTTCCAGTATGAGTACTGCGTCCAACATGAAACTAGTGATTGGTAGTAAAACATCGCCTGTCCTCTTCATCGATGTCTTTTTATACCTTATGATGACGTCTTTTTATACATTGTCAAGGTGAAAGATCTTTAGGTTCGGCTTTCCGTCCTTGGTCTCGTTGTAGATGAAACCCTCTTATGTTAATTTATTCTGTATTTGCGTGAAGATTGATTAACTCTTCGGATTCTCACTGCACCACAAACGCTCTTGAAGCGCCGGTAAAATACCTTGGAGGTTTCTCCGGCTTAGCAATCCATGAACCGAAGTGCCTCAACCTATAAATTCCTGGGGCCGCATTGGCCGGTATCTCCCATTCAATGGTAGCGAAGCTACTCTTTGAATTGCTGATGCTGCTGCTGTTATCTGCCTTCCATTTAAAGAAGAGGCTGAGGTCGTCGTTGTCGAATGCCGGAACCCAATTCTTCTCTCGTTGCATCTCGACGACGGCAAATGTGCCCTCGGTGAGGAGGTCGTTGCGGGGGTTGGCGCTCCAGAAGGTGGCACTGGCCTTCTCTCCTTTCTTGAGCCAGCCTTGGGGTGGCAAGACGATATCCTGCTTCATGTCTCCGAAGGTGGTGCCGCGGGGCGCGGCGTCGCCGGCGGGGGGAGGCAGGAGGCTGATGAGCTTGGAGGAGAGGTCGGGAGGGGAAGGGTGGCCGCTCTTGGGGAGCTGCTCTCCCTTGGCTAGTAAGGATGCTAGCTTCTTGAATTCTTGGATGTAGGCTGAGAGTGTGTGGGGTCCATATAACGTAGATGCAGCCTGggacaaatataaatataattaatttattatatattttaggaTCTGAAGGAGTAATTAATTTATGGATGCTAGACCTTGGATCCTCTAATCTTTGATTAAGTTTCTAATCTACTATGGAAAAAGATGCTAATTAATTTACATTAAATGGAGAGGTTTTGCACCATTCGTGCATCAAGAATCGTAAAGATGTGCGATATAAAGACGCACATACATCCCACACGCATTGATGGTTGATTTTATATGTTGATCATAGGACGGTCCAAGTGCTTATCCTTTTTACTCTATTCAAAAGCCCAAGGGTTAAGATCTTTTGCACGGTGTGCGGGCCGTACCATAGAGGTGGCCACCATCATGAGATGAATGGTACATTATTTGATGGCCGTCCATCTTCTGATGGTGGCTATTGAAGGTTGCATCACTCTATGGTGCagtccacacacacacacacacatacatacatgcctAATAGTGGCCCAACtgtgagaaaaaaaatatttgatcacTATTCTAACACTTTTGAATCATTTGTCCATTTCAATGTTAGCTTAGCATTGCTTAGTGTGCAAATGGCTTAATTTGCATCTAGATGACTACACTAGGATGCTGATGAACTATTGACTGAGAGGTTCGGAGCTCAATTCTAGATGCCCATACAAGCCTGTGTGGAGCTCAATTCAATTGATCCTATGAGTAGAACCCTTATCCAATATGAGATCCGCTCCTCTGTGCCAAGGAAGGTGATGGCTTTGGACCCTACAGAGGTGGTTTAGAACTTTTAATTTCATTATATATAGTGCTGGTACTAGGATATTTCAAACACAGAGCCTGATAGGAAAAGGTCGAGATTAATTCTTTCTTTTGAATACTTGCAGATCTATCTGAACTTTCAAATGAATGGTAATCACATATAGCATAAGGCATAAGGTTAAGATAAACTGATAGTTGTccttttcacaaaaaaattggTCAAGACCTATGCATGGTTACATAGAACTTGCTTTCCtaaatcatcaaagaaaattttacaGTTTTGATTATTTGCAGGATGTCTCATCAGTAGAAATCCATATAAATATTAGAATATCAATAAAATCGATTGAAtccttcttttttgttgctttGTAAGAGTTCATGGAGGAACGACCGAGAGAGGCTGAATCAATCAATAGATTTAATTCTAGAATTATTAAGAAACAGGCTTTATCAGTCTAATGCAATAACCTATTAGCCCAGACCTTCCTTTAACCTATAGGCTAACTTGAAGTTTTTGTCTAGATAGCCTGGATCACTGTAGCCTAACTGGTTTAGATTGAGGTAGcacataagttttgatcttaattTTCATGGTAAGTGCACATATGCATACCTCGTATCTTTGTTGTTTGTACTCTTCAAAGGTTGCCACATACTGTGAGTATGCATTTGAAAGGCCAGCAATCACAACATGAGTGCTTTCATCAAACTCTCCACCCCCACTGCTTATTAGTGCTGACTTCACTGCCTCCCTTAATCTCCTTCCAGCCATTGTAGTGAACTCTACAATGCTCCACCAACACATTGTTAATTATCACAATATAAACATAATATAATCTTCCTCTAACAATATAAACATAACAATATATTCTCTTACCTCCAGGAACCGAGAGTATGACTAGCTTCCCTATCTTTAGTATCTGAACAGGTAGAATCGCTGGCTGATATTTTgtcaagaaagaaaatgaaatcaagacAGTAAAATATTAATGATCAGGACCCAACCATGTTTATATTAATTAGTCCTCATTGTATATTTTATACACACAAGTTCCTTGTTTTCTAAATAACTATATGCATATCTTATACACAGGAGTTCAGGATTCTGGAGGACTTACAGCCCAAGCATAGGGTATGAACATCTCCCCAGTGCTAAGCAAGACTGCCTTGGGCTTCTGGCACTCAACTTGCTGCGGGCTTGGCTCTTTGAGAAAATCCCTGACCTTCTTCCAGTATTCATTAATCTAATTATATGTAACATTACCAGCTTAGTAAACTTGCGATCTACATCTCTTCTTTATAGGGACTTGCTGCAGTGCATTTACTCACCTCAGTGTCTCCTTGTTGGAATCCAAATACCCCAGGGCCATCCGTGGTACCTGCAGCAAATCCTGGGCCAAGTGCAGCAGGACATGTGTGTGccttcctccctcctcccaACTCCACCTGAAGATTAGTAAAATTGAGATACGTGTGACGGTAGTCCACACTCCCGCTTAGCTCCTCTCTTGCAGTATTAAAAAGGTCGATGGCTCTGATGAATTGCCTCTCTCCAATGATTCTAGTGCTCTTTATCTCATCTGGGTATCTAATTATTAGGTAACACAATAGGAGTTACGCAATCaggaagcatatatatatagttgTGAATGGAACCTACGTACTCCGATGATAGGAAAACTGAGGAGAAAAATTAAGTTGGTGGAGTTTACCCCGGGCCACGGCCTACGCAGAGTTGATCATTTCCATGGCAGGATGAGTGATTGAAGTCACAAGGAAGGCCACTGTCGAGGCAGAAAGCACCCAAGACATTGGGAGTGACATCACCCACATTGGACTGGCAAAATGCCCCTACAAACTTGATCTCGCTGTTCTGCCTTACTTTGAAATTTCTACTGGTTGTCTTGCCACATGATTGCCCTCCCGTGGCTTTGATCCCACTTGCTTTCTTCAGGTTGGTGGACTCTACAGCAAATGCTGTTGTTAATAGGTTATAATTCTTATTAATGTATTGTACCTGTACATACAGATCACCATACCATATTGTATAGGTACCAAACCGGTGTGCATTATGGAGGTATACTTATATCGAACCGGTACATGGTACCATACGGAATGTATTGATGAATAAAATGCTACAGGTACAAGGACTGATGCCGAGATAACGAAACTTagtttatatatctttaaaataggcTATCAATTATACTAGTgtctgttatatatatatatatatatatatatatatagtgaaaGGAACATCATGACTCTAATGGCATTAGTTGTAATGGTTTGATTTTATGGTGAAAATGAAGATTGATGAGAATCAGTAGTTCTGTGTTGCAcctgaaaaaaaatgttttagCATCCTATGCAATATGGTAgcaaggtagagcaaggatgtAAACTCCTCACAGGTTTTACACTAATAATAATCATATATTAATTATGCTTTAAGgtgaaaaatatataattaatgaacAACATCGCATTAGAAATTGCAAAATTATATACAAAAATATTTGTAGTGATGTGCTTGTGTAGATGTTGCAACGGTAGATGTGAGAATAGATTATATCTCGTGTAGTGTTATTTTAGACTCGCCAAGAATATGAAGATCAGGAAATATTTTTCTGTCAACATTTTTGACTTTTAATAACCATATATATACACTAATATTGATTTAAAACGTTGTCACTGCTGCATTAATTAAATTACCTGGTTTAATCATAACAGTAGTTTTTGGCTTTTCAGGTTGGGTGCCACTGTTATTGGCAGCAAACCAATCTTCAAATAGCCTGGCAGCAACACCTTTGTTATCCCCACTAATGAGCCTGTTATCTCTGCTCATGGAGGTCCCATGGGTCGCAAACCAATTGAATGCTCCTATGCTCTCCTGACTCTTTCCATCCACAAACTTCAGCAGGGTCATTTCAGTGTCCACATCTCTTGCGTACCGTTCTCTCTCCTCAGGTGGGTTGAACAGATAGGCACTGGGGCTCCTATTAATTCCTGCATTTGCCACATCTCCTGCATGACAAAAAGCCAACCACTGTTAATGATCATGTCACCAATATTCTTCTTAGTCATGTTAGGACGTTCTACATATAAAACTTGTCACAGAAAGGACACAATCCAGTAGTTCCAGCATTATATTGTTGAGAGTTCCATGTACATGGTTCATGGGCAGGCGTTTGCCCTACTGGCGATGCAGATTCTAAAgccctggaaaaaaaaaaatatctttcccCTAAAGCTGTAAAAGTATCTTCAAATGGGGATTCatagtaaaataaaaaataggagTTATCGATAGATATAGAAATAACTTTTATtctctattttatattttttaattttgattttgatatttttttattgtctATATTAATATGTAAGAAAGctagataatttttttattttttctaattctAATTCTTCGGTGGAAAAAATTTACTTTTTTTATCCTGTTGATAGAAAGTTTGTGCTTACTAATCATAAACAGAGgtaagataaaaaaatagatttggAGAAAAAAATAACAAGTAATTACCTGGAACTTCTAACTTTTGTTACAAGTAGAACTTATGTAATCAAAGAAAacaccaattttttttattatgatgAACTAAATACTTGTTTGCCACAAATAACTGAATTTAGTgctatactttattaattttttgaattttgattcaAGGAAAATGGTTAATTTTTCCATCATTTATATAAAATGATTGGCAGCATCCCCATCATAATATATTCACATAAATTATAGGTATGCTTCTTGGTGGAGAGTATTTGTTGCTCTATATATAGCTTGTTAAATTCGAAAAATGGCAAGATG
Above is a genomic segment from Phoenix dactylifera cultivar Barhee BC4 chromosome 2, palm_55x_up_171113_PBpolish2nd_filt_p, whole genome shotgun sequence containing:
- the LOC103708702 gene encoding uncharacterized protein LOC103708702 codes for the protein MHAKTDSEVTSLAASSPPRSPRRPIYYVMSPSHPDAEKMSLGGSTPGGSPVHHHHYQHHHHPHHHRYASSPIHHSRESSTTRFSASLKHASWRKIPLAGRHPSDAGDADDDSDADDYPAATPVRCYVVWFLLGFIFLFTLFSLILWGASKAYKPEISIKSVVFESYNIQAGMDLTGVPTKMLSINSTVRIAFRNPATFFGVHVSSTPLELYYYDFKIASGSMKEFYQSRKSGRVVAVDVIGRQVPLYGGGSGLSSRSEGGPPAVVPVDLTFVMRARARILGKLVKSKFYRRIHCSLTLRETHLGKKHLNLRNSCKYRY
- the LOC103708734 gene encoding neutral ceramidase 2-like, encoding MKPLKSYYIPMFAAILTCSILCDNASLSNGEYLIGVGSYDMTGPAAGVNMMGYANMDQVSSGVHFRLRARAFVVAESPNGRRLAFVNLDAGMASQLVTIKVLERLRSRYGDLYNEDNIAISGTHTHAGPGGYLQYVVYSVTSLGFVKQSFDVIVSAIEQSIVQAHENLRPGSIFINKGDVANAGINRSPSAYLFNPPEERERYARDVDTEMTLLKFVDGKSQESIGAFNWFATHGTSMSRDNRLISGDNKGVAARLFEDWFAANNSGTQPEKPKTTVMIKPAFAVESTNLKKASGIKATGGQSCGKTTSRNFKVRQNSEIKFVGAFCQSNVGDVTPNVLGAFCLDSGLPCDFNHSSCHGNDQLCVGRGPGYPDEIKSTRIIGERQFIRAIDLFNTAREELSGSVDYRHTYLNFTNLQVELGGGRKAHTCPAALGPGFAAGTTDGPGVFGFQQGDTEINEYWKKVRDFLKEPSPQQVECQKPKAVLLSTGEMFIPYAWAPAILPVQILKIGKLVILSVPGEFTTMAGRRLREAVKSALISSGGGEFDESTHVVIAGLSNAYSQYVATFEEYKQQRYEAASTLYGPHTLSAYIQEFKKLASLLAKGEQLPKSGHPSPPDLSSKLISLLPPPAGDAAPRGTTFGDMKQDIVLPPQGWLKKGEKASATFWSANPRNDLLTEGTFAVVEMQREKNWVPAFDNDDLSLFFKWKADNSSSISNSKSSFATIEWEIPANAAPGIYRLRHFGSWIAKPEKPPRYFTGASRAFVVQ